The following DNA comes from Cyanobacteriota bacterium.
CGTGAACCGACTGCTGAATGATAACTGCTCAACTATAGTACATAAAAACTATGTTTACTAGACCAACTGGGCAGCACCACTCAGAACCCTATCACCTGATACTGAATCCTTGCTATAGTAGTACCTCTGTAAATTCTGGGGACGCTGACCATGAGGAGGCACTGGCACTTTGTCATTTCGTGGGTCATAGTTTTCATTGTTACTTTCGGCAGTTTTATCATGGCTGGAGCGGTGTGCGCTGCCCCAGCTATTCCTCAGCCACTGTATCAACATCGGCTAAATCACCATCCAGATGGCATCGGTAAGGTGTACTTTGGGCGCGAGATTGCCCAAATAATGGGACATCAGGGAGCAGGTTGGTTAGAGCGTCCCAGCCGTTCGTTTGAAGAGCAGCCCATGCAGGTGATCGCAGCCTTGGGGTTACGGCCTACGGATGTAGTAGCTGATGTGGGTGCAGGTACTGGCTACTTCAGTGTTCGTATGAGTCCATTGCTGCCAGAGGGCAAGGTGTTGGCGATCGACATCCAGCCAGAGATGGTGGAGCTACTGACATTTCACCTGCAAGAGCGGGGCATTACAAATGTAGAGCCAATTCTGGGAACTGCTACCGATCCAAAATTGCCGCCGGAAGGTGTGGACTTGGCGCTAATGGTCGATGCTTACCACGAGTTTGAGTATCCCTATGAAATGATGCAGGCAATTGTGCGATCGCTGAAACCAGGTGGCCGGGTGGTACTCGTGGAATA
Coding sequences within:
- a CDS encoding class I SAM-dependent methyltransferase; the protein is MAGAVCAAPAIPQPLYQHRLNHHPDGIGKVYFGREIAQIMGHQGAGWLERPSRSFEEQPMQVIAALGLRPTDVVADVGAGTGYFSVRMSPLLPEGKVLAIDIQPEMVELLTFHLQERGITNVEPILGTATDPKLPPEGVDLALMVDAYHEFEYPYEMMQAIVRSLKPGGRVVLVEYRGENPFIPIKSLHKMTQRQVKREMAAVGLRWVETKNILPQQHILIMEKPVPAATQRITSELSKL